Proteins found in one Zea mays cultivar B73 chromosome 1, Zm-B73-REFERENCE-NAM-5.0, whole genome shotgun sequence genomic segment:
- the LOC109939390 gene encoding 14-3-3-like protein GF14-D has product MCNRSIKKSRAYSLISSPKSGGGEELSVEERNLLSVAYKNVIGARRASWRIISSIEQKEEGRGNEAHAASIRAYRSKIETELARICDGILALLDSHLVPSAGGAESKVFYIKMKGDYHRYLAEFKSGAERKDAAESTMNAYKAAQDIALADLAPTHPIRLGLALNFSVFYYKILNSPDRACNLAKQVCFFSFYPPFVICFHFETLCDLF; this is encoded by the exons ATGTGCAATCGCTCAATCAAGAAATCTAGGGCATATAGCCTGATTAGTTCACCAAAATCCGGCGGAGGGGAGGAGCTCTCTGTGGAGGAGCGCAACCTGCTGTCCGTCGCCTACAAGAACGTCATCGGCGCCCGCAGGGCCTCGTGGCGGATCATCTCCTCCATCGAGCAGAAGGAGGAGGGCCGCGGGAACGAGGCGCACGCCGCCTCCATCCGCGCCTACCGCTCCAAGATCGAGACCGAGCTCGCCCGCATCTGCGACGGCATCCTCGCCCTGCTCGACTCCCACCTCGTCCCATCCGCCGGCGGCGCCGAGTCCAAGGTCTTCTACATCAAGATGAAGGGTGACTACCACAG GTACCTTGCTGAGTTCAAGTCTGGTGCAGAGAGGAAGGATGCTGCGGAGAGCACCATGAATGCCTACAAAGCTGCTCAG GACATTGCTCTTGCAGATCTGGCTCCAACCCACCCCATCAGGCTTGGCCTTGCTCTCAACTTCTCAGTGTTCTACTACAAGATCCTGAACTCCCCTGATCGTGCCTGCAACCTTGCAAAACAGGTTTGCTTCTTCTCCTTCTATCCCCCCTTTGTGATTTGCTTTCATTTTGAGACCCTTTGTGATTTGTTTTAA
- the LOC109942168 gene encoding uncharacterized protein, producing MGGLTCITQPTTELGSEDTVIAQFLSNPAQVGPSESPVLFSGTVGAASTFSPLASNDLPEISAMVPPPSTSADRLGPVLLGCIRDVLWHGHFLRYFSLQLIGDNSVLFHYRYLLILDRTNWKTNMLTALLVPYIFFTLPNVLFSLIRGEVGKWIAIIAVILRLFFPRHFTGTSPAYWFQPIKFPDIGFTYILLTFCGFALQIK from the exons ATGGGTGGActaacatgtataactcagccgaCGACAGAACTGGGGTCTGAGGATACTGTTATTGCACAATTTTTGAG TAATCCTGCCCAAGTTGGACCAAGCGAGTCTCCTGTCCTATTTAGTGGAACAGTTGGTGCTGCATCTACATTTTCTCCATTGGCATCTAATGACCTTCCT GAAATAAGTGCTATGGTGCCCCCTCCATCAACATCTGCTGATCGTCTGGGACCTGTATTACTTGGTTGTATACGAGACGTCTTGTGGCACGGCCATTTCTTAAGGTATTTCTCGCTACAATTAATTGGTGACAACTCTGTTCTGTTCCACTACAGGTATCTCTTGATATTGGACCGCACGAACTGGAAGACCAACATGCTGACAGCTCTCTTGGTTCCTTACATTTTCTTCACTCTGCCTAATGTGCTGTTTTCTCTGATCAG AGGAGAGGTGGGGAAATGGATTGCGATTATTGCTGTTATTCTGCGCCTATTTTTTCCGCGCCACTTCACAGGTACATCTCCAGCCTATTGGTTTCAGCCTATCAAATTTCCAGATATTGGTTTCACTTACATTTTATTAACATTTTGCGGTTTTGCCCTTCAAATAAAATAG